From Neobacillus sp. PS2-9, the proteins below share one genomic window:
- a CDS encoding MFS transporter gives MSLNKKQSTLALLALAISAFAIGTTEFISVGLLPLIAKDLHIPVTTAGLTVSLYALGVTFGAPVLTSLTSSMSRKTLLLWIMIIFIIGNSIAASATTISVLLAARVIAALSHGVFMSIGSTIAADLVPANRRASAISIMFSGLTVATVTGVPLGTFFGQQFGWRMAFILIVAIGIIGLIANSVLVPSFLKKGTKTSFGDQFKLLTNGRLLLVFIITALGYGGTFVVFTYLAPLLQDITGFKEGTVAIILLAYGVAIAIGNMVGGKLSNRNPIGSLFYMFIIQAVVLFVLMFTAPFKVAGLITIIFMGLLAFMNVPGLQVYVVMLAERFVPSAVDVASAINIAAFNAGIAIGSYLGGVITDSIGLIHTTWIGALMVLGAVILTGWSRALQRKDQKANHFAKEAC, from the coding sequence ATGTCTTTAAATAAAAAACAAAGCACACTCGCACTGCTAGCCTTAGCAATCAGTGCATTCGCCATAGGAACCACCGAATTTATCAGCGTCGGTCTGCTGCCGCTGATCGCGAAAGATCTACACATTCCTGTAACAACAGCAGGACTAACCGTCTCGTTATATGCCCTCGGCGTCACATTCGGAGCACCAGTCCTGACATCCCTAACATCCAGTATGTCACGCAAGACCTTACTGCTCTGGATCATGATTATTTTCATCATCGGCAACAGCATCGCCGCGAGCGCGACCACCATAAGCGTGTTACTCGCCGCCCGCGTCATCGCAGCATTATCGCACGGCGTCTTCATGTCGATCGGCTCCACCATTGCGGCTGACCTCGTGCCGGCAAACCGACGCGCGAGTGCCATCAGCATCATGTTCTCAGGCCTCACCGTCGCCACTGTAACCGGCGTACCGTTAGGAACCTTCTTCGGTCAACAATTTGGCTGGAGAATGGCCTTTATCCTAATTGTAGCCATCGGCATCATTGGCCTCATCGCTAACAGCGTTCTCGTTCCTTCCTTTTTGAAAAAAGGAACGAAAACAAGCTTCGGAGACCAGTTCAAGCTCCTGACCAATGGCCGTCTTTTATTAGTATTTATCATCACTGCTCTGGGGTATGGCGGGACATTTGTTGTCTTTACCTATTTAGCACCATTACTACAGGATATAACAGGTTTTAAAGAAGGCACAGTTGCCATCATCCTACTTGCATACGGTGTAGCCATTGCCATCGGAAACATGGTTGGTGGAAAGCTTTCAAACCGAAACCCGATTGGGTCGTTATTCTATATGTTCATCATCCAAGCGGTAGTCCTCTTTGTATTAATGTTCACGGCACCATTTAAAGTGGCTGGTCTTATCACGATTATTTTCATGGGACTGCTGGCATTCATGAACGTACCGGGACTACAAGTGTACGTCGTCATGCTAGCTGAACGATTCGTACCAAGCGCGGTCGACGTAGCGTCAGCCATCAACATCGCTGCCTTCAACGCCGGTATCGCCATCGGTTCCTACCTGGGCGGGGTCATCACCGACTCCATCGGCCTCATCCACACCACCTGGATTGGAGCCCTAATGGTCCTCGGCGCCGTCATCCTAACCGGCTGGAGCCGTGCTCTACAACGCAAAGACCAAAAA